One genomic segment of Vibrio penaeicida includes these proteins:
- a CDS encoding carbohydrate ABC transporter permease: MSIGTLNPKQTDSIKYLFVWPALFVVLLVTLFPLIYALTVSFQSVRLIPPLPVKFVGFDNYQTLLESSRFWQSVFTTIFIVFTSVFIQYVVGFLLAMALYIKVPGEKLFRVIFLLPMFMAPIAVALVARMMFHSALGPVNDFFSMLGFENLPFLTETSWALGVLVTVEVWQWTPFVTLLMLAGLQGLPRDVYEAASLENVPPWRQFWDITFPMLLPLSVVVVFIRIVEGFKIIDTVYILTGGGPGTSTETLTLFAYNQGFKTFNLGEASALSFLFLIVIVVLGSVYLAAVKPVVEKRS; this comes from the coding sequence ATGTCGATAGGTACACTAAATCCAAAACAGACAGATTCCATCAAATATTTATTTGTCTGGCCTGCATTATTCGTAGTGCTGCTGGTGACGCTGTTTCCACTGATTTATGCGCTAACGGTCAGCTTTCAATCCGTGCGCTTAATACCGCCTTTGCCTGTAAAATTTGTTGGCTTCGACAACTACCAAACCCTGCTAGAGTCGTCTCGCTTTTGGCAGTCTGTCTTTACGACTATTTTTATCGTTTTTACTTCGGTGTTTATTCAATACGTTGTGGGCTTTTTGCTTGCAATGGCGCTGTACATAAAAGTACCTGGCGAGAAACTGTTTCGGGTGATCTTTCTACTGCCGATGTTTATGGCTCCGATTGCGGTCGCTCTCGTTGCACGAATGATGTTTCACTCGGCACTCGGCCCTGTGAATGATTTCTTTAGTATGCTCGGATTTGAAAATCTGCCTTTTCTAACGGAAACCTCTTGGGCGCTGGGCGTATTAGTCACTGTAGAAGTTTGGCAATGGACGCCTTTTGTCACGCTTTTGATGCTAGCAGGTTTGCAGGGTTTGCCCAGAGACGTGTATGAAGCGGCGTCTCTTGAAAATGTGCCACCTTGGCGACAATTTTGGGACATCACCTTTCCAATGTTATTACCACTCTCGGTTGTCGTGGTGTTCATTCGCATCGTTGAAGGTTTCAAAATTATTGATACCGTCTACATTTTAACGGGAGGAGGCCCCGGTACTTCTACCGAAACCCTCACCCTGTTTGCCTACAACCAAGGGTTTAAAACTTTTAACTTAGGGGAAGCTTCTGCACTGAGTTTTTTATTCCTAATCGTGATTGTGGTTCTTGGTAGCGTTTACCTTGCTGCTGTTAAGCCTGTAGTGGAGAAACGATCATGA
- a CDS encoding carbohydrate ABC transporter permease has protein sequence MSDFATDKLSASTTQASRTMQKPSINSNAQSGKQHLAKQRRSLSTGQWVAIIGCFTWLLFLLAPFYWVTVTAFKPPQAVNGGATYLPFIDFAPTLDAFREVMSGIRGDFVGPFWHSSLIALVSTALSVLLGSMAAYGIARFEFRIRLLSGFTFAVVGIGGFLLLNEVMGLAIPQSIIISLVSAFTSSFLINKLPLPGPVLGNDDVTFWFVSQRMFPPIVSAFALYLFYAELGKQGVQLLDSFSGMVVAYTAFGLPLAVWLMRDFFRTIPVEVEEAAMVENVPRLRIFFDIVLPMSKPGLIATSMITLSFIWNEFLFALLLTSSRWQTLPVVLAGQNSSRGDEWWAISVATLISIIPMIIVVTLLGRLMRSGLLSGSIK, from the coding sequence ATGAGCGATTTTGCTACCGATAAATTATCCGCATCCACTACGCAAGCGAGCCGTACCATGCAAAAGCCAAGCATCAACAGTAATGCGCAATCAGGCAAACAGCACCTAGCCAAACAGCGCCGTTCACTGTCGACGGGTCAATGGGTAGCCATTATTGGGTGTTTCACTTGGTTGCTGTTTTTGCTCGCCCCTTTTTACTGGGTAACGGTAACCGCATTCAAACCGCCTCAAGCGGTAAATGGCGGGGCTACGTATTTACCCTTTATCGATTTTGCGCCTACGTTGGATGCATTTAGAGAGGTTATGTCTGGCATTCGCGGTGATTTCGTCGGACCTTTCTGGCACTCATCTTTGATCGCATTGGTTTCCACCGCTTTATCGGTGTTGCTAGGTTCAATGGCTGCTTATGGCATTGCTCGGTTTGAGTTTCGTATCCGATTACTCTCTGGATTTACTTTTGCTGTTGTCGGAATTGGTGGGTTCTTATTGCTGAATGAGGTCATGGGGCTTGCGATTCCTCAATCCATTATTATCTCGCTAGTGTCAGCATTTACCTCGTCATTCTTAATTAACAAACTGCCTCTACCCGGTCCCGTACTGGGGAACGACGACGTTACTTTTTGGTTTGTTTCTCAGCGCATGTTTCCACCTATCGTGTCTGCGTTTGCCCTATACCTGTTTTACGCAGAGCTTGGAAAACAAGGTGTACAATTGCTCGATAGCTTTTCTGGCATGGTTGTCGCCTATACCGCATTTGGGCTACCGCTCGCCGTATGGTTGATGCGCGATTTCTTCCGGACCATTCCTGTCGAAGTTGAAGAAGCAGCAATGGTTGAGAATGTGCCAAGACTTCGCATCTTTTTCGATATCGTTCTACCTATGTCCAAACCGGGGCTGATCGCGACATCGATGATCACATTGTCGTTCATATGGAATGAATTTCTTTTTGCACTTTTACTTACGTCTTCACGTTGGCAAACCTTGCCTGTTGTATTAGCAGGACAAAATTCAAGCCGAGGCGATGAGTGGTGGGCGATATCCGTCGCGACATTGATATCCATTATACCAATGATCATCGTTGTCACTCTGCTCGGTCGGCTGATGAGATCCGGACTGCTCTCTGGATCGATTAAATAG
- a CDS encoding extracellular solute-binding protein, with protein MERKIRTSALAVALCLGATAMSTNALAACEPDYSGVTVTVGSQNGPFIASALRTAGTAWEAQTCGKVKIVEFPFGELFPKFLTGMQTGSSEIDVISYIPAWLPDFNIFLSEMPKSMQEGEYWNDIHPVYRERLMLWDGKVKSATMDGDMHMLNYRADLFNDPKEQAAFKTKYGYALAAPVTWDQYYDIAEFFNRPDQGLYGTAEAYKRGGQQFWYFFSHAASYTNDPKNPGSMFFDPDTMNAQINNAGWLKALKDYKRGLDYNPPGALNNGSGDVRPLYAGGKVAMNIDWADSGVLGANPKESRIVGNVRTAMLPGSKSMWNAKEGKWNEYNEVVASPFLAFGGWQLAVPQSSRNKAAAWNFVQTVTSQEHSSKAIVTANTGVNPYRLSHYDNIDNWLAIFSKPEAESYLAAQRASLDAPNVALDLRIPGFFAYTEILEIELSRALAGKVTEQEALDSIAKQWNQLTDDFGRESQLKAYRSAMGLPEKK; from the coding sequence ATGGAAAGGAAAATACGCACCTCCGCGCTGGCTGTCGCACTTTGTTTAGGCGCAACCGCGATGTCGACTAATGCACTGGCAGCATGCGAACCCGATTACTCCGGTGTCACCGTGACCGTCGGCTCGCAAAACGGCCCTTTTATTGCCTCGGCACTTCGCACTGCAGGCACCGCTTGGGAAGCTCAGACTTGCGGTAAAGTAAAGATTGTGGAATTCCCATTTGGGGAACTTTTCCCTAAGTTTTTGACGGGGATGCAAACAGGATCAAGTGAAATCGATGTTATTTCTTATATCCCTGCGTGGTTACCCGACTTTAATATCTTCTTGTCGGAAATGCCGAAAAGCATGCAGGAAGGAGAATACTGGAATGACATTCACCCTGTATACCGCGAACGCTTGATGTTATGGGATGGCAAAGTGAAATCCGCCACCATGGATGGCGACATGCATATGCTGAATTACCGTGCCGACCTCTTCAATGACCCGAAAGAGCAAGCGGCGTTCAAAACGAAGTATGGCTACGCTTTGGCAGCTCCTGTTACATGGGATCAGTACTACGATATTGCCGAATTCTTCAACCGCCCAGACCAAGGGTTATACGGAACGGCTGAAGCCTACAAGCGCGGTGGGCAGCAATTCTGGTACTTCTTCTCTCACGCAGCCAGCTACACCAACGATCCGAAAAACCCAGGCTCAATGTTCTTTGACCCCGACACCATGAATGCACAAATTAACAATGCAGGCTGGTTAAAAGCACTGAAAGACTACAAACGAGGCTTGGACTATAACCCACCGGGCGCGTTAAACAACGGTTCTGGTGACGTAAGACCTTTATACGCAGGGGGTAAAGTCGCGATGAATATCGACTGGGCAGACTCCGGCGTATTAGGGGCAAACCCGAAAGAATCGCGCATCGTCGGCAATGTTCGTACTGCGATGCTACCGGGGTCTAAATCCATGTGGAACGCCAAAGAAGGCAAATGGAATGAATACAATGAAGTGGTCGCGTCACCTTTCCTAGCCTTTGGTGGCTGGCAGCTTGCGGTTCCACAGTCTTCCAGAAACAAGGCGGCTGCGTGGAACTTTGTTCAAACCGTTACCAGTCAAGAACATTCATCAAAAGCCATTGTTACGGCAAATACTGGGGTAAACCCATATCGATTAAGCCACTACGACAACATCGATAACTGGTTGGCGATTTTCTCTAAACCCGAGGCGGAATCTTACCTAGCAGCGCAACGCGCATCACTAGACGCGCCAAATGTGGCACTGGATTTACGTATTCCGGGTTTCTTCGCTTACACCGAAATTCTTGAAATAGAGCTTTCTCGCGCCTTAGCAGGAAAAGTGACCGAACAAGAAGCATTGGACAGCATTGCTAAACAATGGAACCAATTAACGGATGATTTCGGACGTGAATCTCAGCTTAAAGCCTATCGCAGTGCAATGGGGTTACCTGAGAAAAAATAG
- a CDS encoding ABC transporter ATP-binding protein: MTHVSLTNISKSYGEISVIPDLNLDIEQGEFVVLVGPSGCGKTTTLRMIAGLESVTDGQIAISERDVTYEQPGTRNCAMVFQNYALYPHMTVYDNIAYGMKVRKEPQDVIKKRVSDASELLGINALLERKPRHLSGGQRQRVAIGRAIVRHPDLFLFDEPLSNLDAKLRVEMRTEIKQLQRKLGTTAVYVTHDQVEAMTMADRVVVMQNGHIEQFASPIEIYEKPANRFVAEFIGTPSMNFTKVTVGADATYVTLETGETLETSAAHQAALTPYRGSKVVLGIRPEHTQDSDTQNVSNIVSIHPRAIEPLGSHTLVISDLGGSPFTAQIDSHFPAGLDQLCCIQIDMSKAHYFDINSELRIEN; encoded by the coding sequence GTGACACACGTTAGCTTAACCAACATCAGTAAATCTTATGGCGAGATCAGTGTGATACCCGATCTGAATCTCGACATTGAGCAAGGCGAGTTTGTCGTTCTTGTAGGTCCATCCGGATGTGGAAAAACCACCACATTGCGAATGATCGCAGGTTTAGAGTCTGTCACAGATGGGCAGATCGCCATTTCAGAGCGAGACGTAACCTACGAACAACCCGGCACACGCAACTGTGCAATGGTGTTTCAAAACTACGCGTTATACCCACACATGACGGTGTACGACAACATCGCGTATGGCATGAAAGTGAGAAAAGAACCTCAAGATGTCATCAAAAAAAGAGTCTCCGATGCAAGCGAATTGCTTGGCATCAATGCTCTGTTAGAGAGAAAGCCGCGCCACCTTTCGGGTGGTCAACGCCAACGGGTCGCCATAGGGCGCGCCATCGTTAGGCACCCCGATCTCTTTTTATTCGATGAACCATTATCCAATTTGGACGCAAAGCTGCGTGTGGAAATGCGTACCGAAATCAAACAATTGCAACGCAAGCTTGGTACAACTGCGGTGTATGTTACGCATGACCAAGTAGAAGCCATGACCATGGCCGATCGCGTTGTCGTGATGCAAAATGGGCACATTGAGCAATTTGCATCACCAATAGAGATCTACGAAAAGCCCGCGAACCGCTTTGTGGCAGAGTTCATCGGCACCCCAAGCATGAATTTCACGAAAGTTACGGTGGGAGCCGACGCAACGTATGTCACCTTAGAAACGGGCGAAACTCTTGAAACTTCGGCTGCTCACCAAGCTGCGCTTACCCCGTACCGTGGATCTAAAGTGGTATTGGGTATCCGCCCAGAACACACTCAGGATTCCGACACTCAAAATGTAAGCAACATCGTCAGCATTCACCCACGGGCGATAGAACCACTTGGGTCGCATACGTTGGTGATTTCCGACTTAGGGGGCTCGCCATTTACGGCGCAAATAGACAGTCACTTTCCAGCAGGGCTAGACCAGTTGTGCTGCATTCAAATTGACATGTCTAAAGCGCACTATTTTGATATCAACAGTGAATTGCGAATAGAAAACTAA
- a CDS encoding xylulokinase yields MATPIFLVIDVGTGSVRAAAVSKNGEMLAFSAKEHDQHVPKYGWCEQRPIDWWQGACESINAVIHQIGQRKSDIVAVSCCGQMHGTVLIDESGQPTREYVPLWNDKRTINHVNQYQDNFGLESCLTHTANPPTPAWPGFKLQWFADNEPELLDKSWKVLMPKDFINFRLTGNIAFDTTEASASFLMDADTKEWSQTMLSQLGVPRRLLPPLRDPLDVLGSISFKAAQETGLPEGLPVVVGGGDFPVTLVGSGVTEPGMGSDVTGTSSIITIANSEPVRHEEVCNVLIPGNHWGAFSLLDAGGDAVRWARRAMNENTLSYEAATTKAAESPAGSRHLFFLPYLTGERLGTTRNSRAQFFGLNSRHGLADLHRSVLEGVAFAVRRQIEQMSGSDTKSAFDTKNSAKVERIIAASGGAKSLLWLQIKASMYNTPILVPKEAECGVIGATAIAATATGHFNSLSDATRHLVQYEKEIQPNPEWKDTYDRMYPMFNKIKAATSDLYSELDKLEETL; encoded by the coding sequence ATGGCAACCCCCATATTTTTGGTTATAGATGTAGGAACAGGCTCGGTGAGAGCGGCTGCCGTGAGCAAAAACGGGGAAATGCTCGCTTTTTCTGCCAAAGAGCACGATCAGCATGTTCCAAAATATGGCTGGTGCGAACAACGCCCGATAGACTGGTGGCAAGGTGCATGTGAATCCATTAACGCAGTTATCCATCAAATTGGGCAGCGAAAATCGGATATCGTTGCCGTATCGTGCTGTGGCCAAATGCATGGCACCGTTCTAATTGACGAGTCAGGGCAACCCACTCGTGAATATGTACCGTTATGGAATGATAAGCGAACCATAAACCATGTAAATCAATACCAAGATAACTTCGGGCTGGAAAGCTGTTTAACCCATACCGCTAACCCACCAACACCTGCTTGGCCAGGGTTCAAACTTCAATGGTTTGCAGACAACGAACCAGAACTGTTGGATAAAAGTTGGAAAGTATTGATGCCGAAAGATTTCATTAATTTTCGGCTAACCGGCAATATTGCCTTTGATACAACAGAAGCGTCCGCCAGCTTTTTAATGGACGCAGACACCAAAGAATGGTCGCAAACCATGCTGTCACAATTGGGAGTGCCTCGTCGTTTACTGCCTCCATTGCGTGACCCGTTAGATGTACTTGGCTCCATTTCATTTAAAGCGGCTCAAGAGACCGGATTGCCAGAGGGGCTTCCCGTCGTGGTCGGTGGGGGTGATTTCCCCGTAACTTTGGTTGGCTCGGGCGTTACCGAGCCCGGAATGGGTTCCGATGTGACGGGTACTTCTTCAATCATCACTATCGCAAATAGCGAGCCAGTGAGGCACGAAGAAGTCTGCAATGTATTGATTCCCGGTAATCATTGGGGTGCGTTTTCATTGTTGGATGCCGGAGGCGATGCGGTGCGCTGGGCTAGGCGAGCAATGAACGAAAATACGCTTTCATACGAAGCCGCGACAACAAAAGCCGCCGAGTCTCCCGCAGGCAGCCGACACCTTTTCTTTTTACCTTACCTGACCGGAGAGCGGCTCGGAACAACCCGCAACTCGCGAGCGCAATTCTTTGGGTTAAATAGTCGCCATGGCCTTGCCGATCTGCACCGCAGTGTATTAGAGGGGGTCGCGTTTGCTGTTCGCAGACAAATCGAACAGATGAGCGGCTCAGATACCAAGAGTGCTTTTGATACCAAGAACAGTGCTAAAGTTGAACGCATCATTGCGGCCAGCGGCGGCGCGAAATCTCTACTCTGGCTGCAAATCAAAGCCAGCATGTACAACACTCCCATACTGGTTCCTAAAGAAGCGGAATGCGGTGTGATTGGCGCGACAGCCATAGCTGCAACTGCGACGGGTCATTTCAATTCATTGTCTGATGCTACACGACATCTTGTTCAGTACGAAAAAGAGATCCAACCGAACCCAGAATGGAAAGACACGTACGATCGTATGTACCCAATGTTCAATAAAATCAAGGCTGCAACAAGCGATCTCTACAGCGAACTCGATAAGCTAGAAGAAACTCTTTAA
- a CDS encoding HAD family hydrolase has protein sequence MLKIDKEQLKFDGVLWDMDGTIADSEPIHERAIRHTLNKYGVDPTHDDMQSVLGTEGSKTFEYFQTTYDLTVSFDDYQASNYQYFCAHSNEVTPLYGCEVFKSLRALGVPQAIVTNSDRILVNASLAALQLEIPGLTVVARNDVKLGKPSPEGYLRAAYLIDVEPSKLAVIEDSVLGAKAGLLAGMQVIGVPIEENRHKFSSDVTLVKNAHSLIDALSKS, from the coding sequence ATGTTAAAGATTGATAAAGAACAGCTAAAGTTTGATGGTGTACTCTGGGATATGGACGGCACCATTGCCGATAGCGAACCGATTCACGAACGAGCCATTCGCCATACACTTAACAAGTATGGGGTAGACCCAACACACGACGACATGCAAAGCGTACTTGGAACAGAAGGGAGCAAAACCTTTGAATACTTTCAAACAACGTACGACCTCACCGTATCGTTTGACGATTATCAAGCCTCCAATTACCAGTACTTCTGTGCTCACAGTAACGAAGTGACCCCACTCTATGGGTGTGAGGTTTTCAAATCACTCCGTGCACTCGGTGTGCCGCAAGCTATTGTCACGAATTCCGACCGTATATTAGTCAATGCCAGCCTCGCCGCTCTCCAACTTGAAATACCGGGTTTGACGGTTGTTGCCCGAAACGACGTTAAACTGGGAAAGCCTTCACCTGAAGGATACTTGCGTGCTGCTTACCTTATTGATGTTGAGCCGAGTAAGCTTGCGGTGATTGAAGACAGCGTATTAGGCGCAAAAGCGGGGCTGCTTGCAGGAATGCAAGTCATTGGTGTTCCCATAGAGGAAAATCGTCACAAATTCTCCAGCGACGTCACCCTTGTTAAAAACGCACATTCGCTCATTGACGCCCTTTCAAAAAGCTAA
- a CDS encoding GNAT family N-acetyltransferase: MIIEVTYHPSKHDLESIYQALKEFNEPFFPGLDEKVLALFIRDQHHQIIGGIAAHLFYDSLHIHRIWVNETYRRKGVGTKLLKTAEKEARKMQVKKVFLDTYNFQAPDFYLKHGFHEVGRYVGYPQDGTDKIFYRKTLI; the protein is encoded by the coding sequence ATGATCATCGAAGTGACTTATCATCCAAGCAAGCACGATTTGGAATCGATTTATCAGGCTTTAAAAGAGTTTAATGAACCCTTTTTCCCTGGGTTGGATGAAAAAGTATTGGCTCTTTTTATTCGGGACCAACACCATCAAATCATTGGTGGTATTGCGGCACACCTATTCTATGATTCTCTCCACATTCATCGTATTTGGGTTAACGAGACCTATCGCCGTAAAGGGGTAGGCACTAAGTTGCTAAAAACGGCTGAAAAAGAAGCTCGAAAAATGCAAGTTAAGAAAGTATTTTTGGATACTTACAATTTTCAAGCACCAGATTTTTACCTAAAGCATGGCTTTCACGAAGTGGGTCGCTATGTAGGTTACCCTCAAGATGGCACAGATAAAATATTTTATCGGAAGACTTTGATATGA
- a CDS encoding DeoR/GlpR family transcriptional regulator has protein sequence MKQTQRHHEILALLDEQGFLSTEAFVDTFNVSPQTIRRDLNELAQQGLISRHHGGASLYSSTENEAYSTRKISHQEEKARIATELVKKIPNGASMFIDIGTTTEAVATALLNHKDLKVVTNNINVASILMPKEDFTVIIAGGQIRNKDGGIIGEATREFIEQFRMDFGIIGISGIDSDGSMLDFDYSEVKIAQAIIASSRQTLLAADSSKFNRGAMVNLGHISQVDSLFTDEVPASNLVDVIKQHDVELVVC, from the coding sequence GTGAAACAAACGCAACGTCATCATGAAATACTCGCTTTATTGGACGAGCAAGGATTCCTTTCCACTGAAGCTTTTGTTGATACGTTTAACGTCAGCCCCCAAACGATTCGACGCGACCTAAATGAACTTGCTCAGCAAGGGCTTATCAGCCGACATCATGGTGGAGCATCCCTCTACTCTAGTACGGAAAATGAGGCCTATTCCACCCGAAAAATCAGCCATCAGGAAGAAAAAGCCCGAATCGCGACCGAGCTGGTCAAAAAAATCCCTAATGGCGCATCCATGTTTATTGATATTGGGACAACGACAGAAGCCGTAGCGACCGCGCTGTTGAATCATAAAGATCTTAAGGTTGTCACCAATAACATCAACGTTGCCAGTATTTTGATGCCGAAAGAGGATTTTACCGTCATCATCGCGGGCGGTCAGATCCGCAATAAAGACGGCGGTATTATTGGGGAAGCCACACGAGAGTTTATCGAACAGTTTCGAATGGATTTCGGCATCATAGGCATCTCGGGCATTGATTCCGATGGCAGCATGCTCGATTTTGATTATTCTGAAGTGAAGATTGCGCAAGCCATCATTGCCAGTTCACGCCAAACACTACTGGCTGCGGACAGCAGTAAATTCAACCGTGGTGCCATGGTGAACCTTGGTCATATTTCTCAGGTAGATTCGCTGTTTACCGATGAAGTACCAGCATCGAACTTAGTTGATGTTATCAAGCAACACGACGTTGAATTAGTGGTGTGCTGA
- the rbsK gene encoding ribokinase, producing MNGIVVLGSINADHVLQVPTFPRPGETLKGRNYRVIAGGKGANQAVASTRLGAETHFIGCVGDDPFGLGIRKQYQSDGIDVSGIKVEPDCATGIAMIQVAESGENNICISAEANDHLTAKVVSGFADIIEQGDYLLVQLETPISGVEKAIDIAYSANKKVVLNPAPASVLPDSLLSKVDILTPNETEAQILTGIEVTDHLSASKAAQYLHQKGVLMVLITLGSKGVWVSQDGIGYLIPAFTVEAVDTTAAGDTFNGALIAGLTKGKSLEEAVVFAHAAAAISVTRFGAQTSIPFIAEVEAFLKNQGK from the coding sequence ATGAACGGAATTGTCGTGTTAGGGAGCATCAACGCTGATCACGTGTTACAAGTTCCTACGTTTCCACGCCCTGGTGAAACTTTAAAAGGTCGAAATTATCGGGTCATTGCTGGTGGAAAAGGGGCGAATCAAGCGGTGGCGTCTACACGGCTGGGTGCAGAGACTCATTTTATTGGGTGTGTTGGGGACGACCCCTTTGGGCTAGGCATTCGAAAGCAGTATCAGTCGGACGGGATTGATGTCTCTGGGATCAAGGTAGAGCCCGATTGCGCAACGGGTATTGCGATGATTCAAGTGGCAGAAAGTGGTGAAAACAACATTTGCATTTCAGCCGAGGCAAATGATCATCTCACGGCGAAAGTGGTGTCGGGTTTTGCGGATATTATAGAACAGGGCGACTATCTGCTGGTTCAGCTGGAAACCCCCATTTCAGGGGTTGAGAAGGCGATTGATATTGCGTACAGCGCTAACAAAAAAGTTGTGCTTAACCCTGCGCCAGCCAGTGTGCTTCCAGATAGCCTACTTTCAAAAGTTGACATACTCACCCCTAATGAAACGGAAGCGCAGATTCTAACGGGAATCGAAGTGACGGACCATTTATCGGCATCGAAAGCAGCACAATATCTTCATCAGAAAGGTGTGCTTATGGTGCTAATTACTTTGGGTTCAAAAGGGGTATGGGTCAGTCAGGATGGGATAGGCTATTTGATTCCGGCTTTTACAGTAGAAGCCGTGGATACAACGGCCGCTGGCGATACATTTAATGGTGCGCTGATTGCGGGGCTGACCAAAGGAAAATCTCTTGAAGAGGCGGTGGTGTTTGCACACGCTGCTGCCGCCATTTCAGTGACACGCTTTGGCGCGCAAACGTCCATTCCTTTTATTGCTGAAGTGGAAGCCTTCCTAAAGAATCAGGGAAAATAA